A DNA window from Maribellus comscasis contains the following coding sequences:
- a CDS encoding Nif3-like dinuclear metal center hexameric protein translates to MKATLTLLLLATFLLAAQNNTPKTPEEVVSLIKEHVTCDWLSETVDIYKAGDPHTPLKGIVTCMFADMNTLKKTVDLDCNFIITHEPIFYSHLDETETLQDEPVFREKINYIKKNGLVVFRFHDHIHMTQPDGISVGMINKLGLKPYSVDGSLTFFKLPEQTVKDYAQSLKSIFGMQSIRVVGNPELEFTNLAFMAGAPGGQRHIQMMRNPEVEVILAGEATEWETYLYANDAKELGKNKAVIFLGHIKSEEAGMEYCAEWLKTFVSGIPIHFIKNEANFVTF, encoded by the coding sequence ATGAAAGCGACTTTAACACTGTTACTGCTTGCAACCTTTCTTCTGGCAGCCCAAAACAATACACCAAAAACTCCTGAAGAGGTGGTGTCACTTATAAAAGAACATGTTACCTGTGATTGGCTCAGTGAAACCGTGGATATTTACAAGGCCGGAGACCCGCACACACCATTAAAAGGTATTGTTACCTGCATGTTTGCCGATATGAATACCCTGAAAAAAACCGTAGATTTGGATTGTAATTTTATCATCACGCATGAACCCATATTTTACAGCCACCTAGATGAGACTGAAACCTTACAGGATGAGCCCGTTTTTAGGGAAAAGATAAACTATATCAAAAAAAATGGCCTTGTGGTTTTCCGTTTTCACGATCATATTCACATGACTCAGCCCGATGGCATTTCAGTCGGAATGATTAATAAACTGGGACTAAAACCTTATTCCGTCGATGGATCGCTCACCTTTTTCAAATTGCCGGAGCAAACCGTAAAAGATTATGCACAGTCGTTAAAAAGTATTTTCGGGATGCAATCGATTCGTGTGGTTGGAAACCCGGAATTAGAATTTACCAATCTGGCTTTTATGGCTGGGGCTCCTGGTGGACAACGTCATATTCAAATGATGAGAAACCCGGAAGTTGAAGTAATCCTGGCCGGTGAGGCGACTGAATGGGAAACTTATTTATATGCCAACGATGCAAAAGAACTAGGCAAAAACAAAGCTGTAATTTTTTTGGGACACATAAAATCGGAAGAAGCCGGAATGGAATATTGCGCGGAGTGGCTGAAAACTTTCGTATCAGGTATTCCCATTCATTTTATCAAAAATGAAGCAAATTTTGTTACGTTCTAA
- a CDS encoding alginate lyase family protein — protein sequence MKIYSLLSIFLITIFLSCQKKVQINGIYVDFDKIEKVKNDLKKGEQQYTRAFNILIQKAESALNEGPFSVMDKKRTPPSGDKHDYLSMGPYWWPDPEKTDGLPYIRRDGEVNPETRGDNVDRTSAAKLFSNIEILGWAFYFSDEKKYAEKAIQLIEIWFINPETLMNPNLEYAQGIPGRTEGRGIGIIDWSGINRLISPFQILEATGYLKDETKIQLYNWFEAYHNWLVASKNGIDEDDYFNNHGTWYDVQVVGIELMLGKTELAKTRLEKVKDKRIAPQVEPDGSQPHELARTKSLGYSTMNLRGFIHLAKMGEKNDIDLWNFETRDGRSIKKALNFLLPVAQSKNKWTYQQLGHLDDAIETLKINFQMAGSLFNEPDYITVAKSIKNPENNIETLLYPF from the coding sequence ATGAAAATCTACTCTCTTTTATCTATTTTTTTAATAACAATTTTCCTTTCCTGTCAAAAAAAAGTTCAAATCAACGGGATTTATGTTGACTTTGATAAGATTGAAAAAGTTAAAAATGACTTAAAAAAAGGAGAACAACAGTACACAAGAGCATTCAATATTTTAATTCAAAAAGCAGAAAGTGCCTTGAACGAAGGCCCCTTTTCGGTAATGGACAAAAAGCGTACGCCTCCGAGCGGAGACAAACACGATTACCTGAGTATGGGGCCGTATTGGTGGCCCGATCCGGAAAAAACTGACGGACTGCCGTACATCAGACGCGACGGCGAAGTAAACCCTGAAACCCGGGGAGATAATGTGGACAGAACTTCCGCGGCAAAATTATTTTCAAATATAGAAATACTGGGATGGGCATTTTATTTTTCCGATGAAAAAAAATATGCCGAAAAAGCGATACAGTTGATTGAAATATGGTTTATAAATCCGGAAACTTTAATGAACCCCAACCTCGAATATGCACAGGGAATTCCGGGCAGAACAGAAGGTCGTGGTATTGGAATCATCGACTGGTCTGGAATAAACCGGCTGATTTCTCCTTTTCAAATTCTGGAAGCTACAGGTTATTTGAAAGATGAAACAAAAATACAACTGTACAATTGGTTCGAAGCGTATCACAATTGGTTGGTAGCCAGCAAAAACGGAATTGACGAAGATGACTATTTTAATAACCACGGAACCTGGTACGACGTGCAGGTGGTTGGGATAGAATTGATGTTGGGCAAAACCGAGTTGGCAAAAACCCGATTGGAAAAGGTGAAAGACAAACGAATAGCACCGCAGGTAGAACCCGACGGAAGCCAGCCACACGAACTGGCTAGAACAAAATCGCTGGGATACAGCACGATGAATCTGCGCGGTTTTATTCACCTGGCCAAAATGGGAGAAAAAAATGATATTGATTTATGGAATTTTGAGACCCGGGATGGCAGAAGTATCAAAAAAGCACTCAACTTTTTGTTGCCTGTAGCACAAAGCAAAAATAAATGGACTTATCAACAACTGGGACATCTTGACGATGCGATTGAAACATTAAAAATTAACTTTCAAATGGCAGGAAGTTTATTTAACGAACCGGATTATATTACAGTAGCAAAATCGATAAAAAATCCGGAAAACAATATAGAAACATTACTTTATCCTTTTTAA
- a CDS encoding helix-turn-helix domain-containing protein, which produces MREIATQLGVISVLEGSVRKFKNRVRITAQLINAEDGTHFWSKNFDREMKDIFTLQDEISLLIANQIRENFGHFDIQEQLVSQPTKNMQAYELYLRGHFHQLKWDADSIREATKYYEASVAQDSQFARAYYGLVQSYGLLAAWGYMPAEEGFSKAIYNFMIAADLDKSLPEYGMSFVGRTFWMDWDFQATYNQLVETLAQHPKYTDGLEAMAELFIAHGNWPQAEKYIKRAMDVDPLSANHYYTLAHINYYRKKFREALELVERALYINPEFVLAYELKTLCLIWLNRRKSFGQFIAGHENAPIKILYFEVLNEGKNSFPEETLKSWEKVAEDKSQMVPYELFVLANSNHKKEAFELLKKYIAQKRGQIINFRQDPSLEKLREFDEFHQLHFSNFNFQEETENSVKKSAETKTSSAELESRMKMVLNFMETEKPYLDAQLSLGSMAENLQLHPNKLSYLINEKTGMNFNEFVNQFRLSHFKQIAVDKKNSHLTILGMAYESGFNSKTVFNVYFKKVEGITPGGWLKQSKQ; this is translated from the coding sequence GTGCGCGAAATTGCAACTCAGCTTGGAGTGATTTCAGTTCTGGAGGGCAGTGTGCGGAAATTTAAAAATCGTGTACGTATTACAGCACAGTTAATTAATGCAGAAGACGGTACCCATTTCTGGTCGAAAAATTTTGACCGCGAAATGAAAGATATTTTTACGCTTCAGGATGAAATCAGTTTGCTTATTGCCAATCAGATTCGCGAAAACTTTGGCCATTTTGACATCCAGGAACAACTGGTAAGCCAACCCACAAAAAATATGCAGGCTTACGAATTATATCTGAGAGGCCATTTTCACCAGTTAAAATGGGATGCCGACTCCATTCGGGAAGCAACCAAATATTATGAAGCGTCGGTTGCTCAGGACTCCCAATTTGCCCGCGCCTATTACGGATTGGTTCAAAGTTATGGTTTGCTGGCTGCGTGGGGATATATGCCTGCCGAAGAAGGCTTTTCAAAGGCCATTTATAATTTTATGATTGCTGCTGACCTCGATAAGTCACTTCCTGAATATGGTATGTCGTTCGTGGGTAGAACGTTTTGGATGGACTGGGATTTTCAGGCAACTTACAATCAATTGGTGGAAACCCTGGCTCAACACCCCAAATATACCGATGGGTTGGAGGCTATGGCAGAACTCTTTATTGCCCACGGAAACTGGCCTCAAGCTGAAAAATATATAAAACGGGCCATGGATGTCGACCCACTTTCGGCCAACCATTACTACACACTGGCGCACATTAACTATTACCGGAAAAAATTCAGGGAAGCACTTGAACTGGTGGAAAGAGCGCTCTATATAAACCCTGAATTTGTATTAGCCTATGAGTTAAAAACATTGTGCCTCATTTGGCTAAATCGTCGTAAATCTTTTGGCCAGTTTATTGCCGGACATGAAAATGCTCCAATAAAAATATTGTACTTCGAGGTTTTAAATGAAGGAAAAAACAGCTTTCCGGAGGAAACATTAAAAAGCTGGGAAAAAGTAGCGGAAGATAAAAGCCAGATGGTTCCCTATGAACTTTTTGTTCTTGCCAATTCAAATCACAAAAAAGAAGCGTTTGAGCTGCTCAAAAAATATATTGCTCAAAAACGCGGACAGATCATTAACTTCAGACAAGATCCGTCGTTAGAAAAACTGCGGGAATTTGACGAGTTTCACCAGCTTCACTTCTCCAATTTTAATTTTCAGGAAGAAACAGAAAATTCCGTAAAAAAATCAGCTGAAACCAAAACAAGTTCGGCAGAACTTGAGAGCCGGATGAAAATGGTGTTAAATTTTATGGAAACAGAAAAACCATATCTCGATGCACAACTTAGTTTAGGCAGCATGGCTGAAAATTTGCAGCTGCATCCCAATAAATTATCTTATTTAATCAACGAAAAAACAGGAATGAATTTTAACGAATTCGTTAACCAGTTTCGCCTTTCACATTTCAAACAAATTGCCGTTGATAAAAAAAATTCACACCTCACCATTTTGGGAATGGCTTACGAGAGCGGGTTTAATTCAAAAACCGTCTTTAACGTTTACTTTAAAAAAGTAGAAGGTATAACACCAGGAGGTTGGCTAAAACAGTCGAAACAGTGA
- a CDS encoding DUF3575 domain-containing protein produces MKTEAKTVFRRIKRLTFSAVAIMLILFAGNTSAQSHEKKDSEKWKSPARTALNVCPGGVAFGFYSANVEHLFGENHGLVLRGDLETIPKTYSDTNIDANGKAVILNYRYHFGGGLNSFYAGAFGRYRKINGDGTLETGKFDFSLPECTVGLNVGKRWIWESGFTINFALGYGYAYDELKVNNSSQAAIDAINVFSNDYAFMNGFLGEFSFGYAF; encoded by the coding sequence ATGAAAACAGAAGCAAAAACAGTGTTCAGAAGAATAAAAAGGCTAACTTTTTCAGCGGTTGCTATTATGTTGATTTTATTTGCCGGAAACACAAGCGCCCAAAGCCATGAGAAAAAAGATTCAGAAAAATGGAAAAGTCCGGCTCGAACCGCTCTTAATGTTTGTCCGGGTGGTGTTGCATTTGGATTTTATTCGGCCAATGTTGAGCATTTATTTGGCGAAAATCACGGGCTGGTGTTAAGAGGCGATTTGGAAACCATCCCTAAAACATATTCCGACACCAACATCGACGCCAACGGGAAAGCAGTTATTTTGAATTACCGCTATCACTTTGGTGGAGGGCTTAATTCATTTTATGCAGGCGCATTTGGTCGCTACCGTAAAATTAACGGCGACGGAACACTGGAAACAGGTAAGTTCGACTTTTCCCTGCCGGAATGCACGGTTGGTTTGAATGTTGGAAAACGCTGGATATGGGAAAGTGGTTTTACCATAAACTTTGCTCTGGGCTACGGTTATGCATACGACGAGTTAAAAGTAAACAATTCAAGTCAGGCCGCCATAGATGCCATCAATGTGTTCAGCAATGATTATGCTTTTATGAATGGTTTTCTTGGAGAATTTTCCTTCGGCTACGCTTTCTAA
- a CDS encoding serine hydrolase domain-containing protein — protein sequence MNPTRYKSAFYPIVFLIIVFFSKGCSSELRLDEAHDKTEKLFQKELKKDNVQNAFLSVYSPSLKIDWNFTGGNFQNGESVKIVTPFYTASIGKTFTATAISVLVEQGELKFGDKISFYLPDSILENLHIFEGKDYSGEITVAQLLQHTSGLPDYFEGKTADGTPNVMEQIFADTSKFWKPVETIDFVKKKMQPLFAPGTDYRYTDTEYVLLGLIIQNVSEMPLHDFFQKHFFEPLEMRNTYMNLRSEPIEATGKTSELYAGDFEASTLTSLSADWAGGGLVSTSNDLIIFQHALFTGKIISAKTLKTMQNWVPETRGMEYGFGLRKVSFKKLFPSLPDLTVIGHSGSTGSFMFYCPKLDVYLAGTLNQTDEVKNSVVLMVKVLSIVNKIENIKKQS from the coding sequence ATGAATCCAACAAGATACAAATCAGCATTTTATCCGATTGTATTTCTTATTATTGTCTTTTTTAGTAAGGGTTGTTCCTCTGAACTGAGACTGGATGAAGCGCACGATAAAACTGAAAAACTTTTTCAAAAGGAGCTAAAAAAAGATAACGTGCAAAATGCATTTTTGTCGGTATACTCACCGTCACTGAAGATCGACTGGAATTTTACCGGTGGTAATTTTCAAAACGGAGAATCCGTAAAAATAGTTACGCCGTTTTACACCGCAAGTATCGGAAAGACTTTTACCGCAACAGCCATTTCGGTTTTGGTTGAACAGGGAGAACTTAAATTTGGAGATAAAATTTCATTTTATTTACCGGATTCAATACTGGAAAACCTTCACATTTTTGAAGGAAAAGACTATTCCGGTGAAATCACCGTTGCTCAATTGTTACAGCACACTTCGGGTTTACCCGATTACTTTGAAGGTAAAACTGCCGATGGAACACCAAATGTGATGGAACAGATATTTGCCGACACAAGTAAATTCTGGAAACCTGTAGAAACTATTGATTTTGTAAAAAAGAAGATGCAACCTCTGTTTGCTCCCGGAACCGATTATCGATACACCGATACGGAATATGTGCTACTGGGATTAATCATTCAGAATGTCAGCGAAATGCCGCTGCACGATTTTTTCCAAAAACATTTTTTTGAACCACTGGAAATGCGGAACACATACATGAATTTGCGCTCGGAACCAATAGAAGCAACCGGAAAAACATCGGAATTGTATGCAGGCGATTTTGAGGCGAGCACATTGACCAGTCTCAGTGCTGACTGGGCTGGTGGTGGTTTGGTTTCAACATCAAATGATCTGATTATATTTCAACATGCATTGTTTACAGGAAAAATAATTTCAGCAAAAACCCTGAAAACGATGCAAAACTGGGTACCTGAAACCCGCGGAATGGAATATGGTTTTGGATTGCGAAAAGTCTCTTTCAAAAAGCTTTTCCCCTCCCTGCCCGATTTAACAGTTATTGGGCATTCCGGCAGCACGGGCTCATTTATGTTCTATTGCCCAAAACTGGATGTTTACCTGGCCGGAACACTCAATCAAACCGACGAGGTAAAAAATTCGGTAGTGTTGATGGTAAAGGTACTTTCCATTGTGAACAAAATAGAGAACATAAAAAAACAAAGCTGA
- a CDS encoding TonB-dependent receptor plug domain-containing protein, translating into MEKILYTCLFMLFISGNIHAQERIIHGIVTTLDSIPLIGVEIDVRTTGQTVLTDSLGNFSVATDMKDKLKFKANGFYSTTVKVDDKARFLAVNLKLKPGDKQREYAVGYGHVSEEDLTSSITNLNKNDARFARFNDIFDVIRSMGVDVSSGEIRIRGDKSFQGNSAALVVVDGVIVDYDFLKTIKPIYVKSIDIIKDGASAVYGSRGANGVVVIKTLDGK; encoded by the coding sequence ATGGAAAAAATATTGTATACATGTTTATTTATGCTGTTTATATCAGGAAATATTCATGCACAGGAAAGGATTATCCATGGTATTGTAACTACATTAGACAGCATACCATTAATTGGTGTTGAAATTGATGTAAGAACTACCGGGCAAACTGTTCTAACTGATTCTTTGGGAAATTTTTCAGTTGCAACTGACATGAAAGATAAGCTGAAATTTAAAGCCAATGGTTTTTATTCTACCACTGTAAAGGTGGATGATAAGGCTAGATTTTTAGCTGTGAACCTGAAGTTAAAGCCAGGCGATAAGCAAAGAGAATATGCCGTTGGTTATGGTCATGTTTCAGAGGAGGATCTTACCAGTTCTATAACTAATCTAAATAAAAACGATGCCCGATTTGCCCGCTTTAATGATATTTTTGATGTGATACGAAGTATGGGGGTTGATGTTTCGAGTGGGGAAATTCGTATCCGGGGTGATAAAAGCTTTCAGGGGAATAGCGCAGCTCTTGTAGTTGTAGACGGAGTGATCGTAGATTATGATTTTCTAAAAACCATTAAACCCATTTATGTGAAAAGTATAGACATAATTAAAGATGGAGCTTCAGCCGTCTATGGTTCCAGGGGGGCAAATGGTGTTGTTGTCATTAAAACACTAGATGGAAAATAA
- a CDS encoding zinc ribbon domain-containing protein codes for MEKQYKMCQSCGMPLSKDPDGGGTEKDGAKNRKYCSYCYQNGEFTFTGTVYEFQDYCKQKMIEGGHSKFISWIFTRGLKRLERWKNA; via the coding sequence ATGGAAAAACAGTACAAAATGTGCCAGAGCTGTGGGATGCCACTTAGCAAGGATCCCGACGGAGGAGGAACTGAAAAAGACGGAGCAAAGAACCGGAAATATTGTAGCTATTGCTACCAGAATGGTGAATTTACTTTTACAGGGACAGTTTATGAATTCCAGGACTACTGTAAACAAAAAATGATTGAAGGAGGACATTCGAAATTTATTTCGTGGATATTTACCCGTGGCCTTAAACGACTGGAACGTTGGAAAAACGCCTAA
- a CDS encoding N-acetyltransferase — protein sequence MEKIIQLTTENIAEEHICCAFSDKKCSESYHAKKEWLKKEFANAYVFRRIDARAKVFIEYGPAENGWAPVYAPNYLLVNCFWVSGKYKGNGYGKELLRLAMEDASSQNKEGLVTIVGTKKFHFMSDTKWLLKQGFETVEKLPYGFSLLVKKLNTKAQNPKFSDTAVKGETKHKQGLVAYYSNRCPFSEYHVKTSLTETAEKRNIPLKIIKLETMEQAQNAPTPATIFSLFFDGKFITTDISVCMDSRFDKIIQKAVG from the coding sequence ATGGAAAAAATCATTCAACTCACAACCGAAAATATTGCAGAAGAACACATTTGTTGCGCTTTTTCAGACAAAAAATGCAGTGAAAGTTACCATGCAAAAAAAGAATGGCTAAAAAAAGAATTTGCAAACGCTTATGTTTTCCGCAGAATTGACGCCCGCGCAAAAGTGTTTATAGAATATGGTCCGGCAGAAAATGGTTGGGCACCGGTTTATGCCCCAAATTACCTGCTGGTGAATTGTTTTTGGGTATCGGGAAAATATAAAGGCAACGGTTACGGGAAAGAACTGCTTCGTTTAGCAATGGAAGATGCCAGCAGCCAAAACAAAGAAGGACTGGTAACCATTGTTGGAACTAAAAAATTTCACTTTATGAGCGACACCAAATGGCTGTTAAAACAAGGCTTTGAGACAGTTGAAAAATTGCCGTACGGATTCAGTTTGCTGGTTAAAAAGTTAAATACCAAAGCCCAAAATCCAAAATTTAGTGATACAGCTGTTAAAGGAGAAACAAAACACAAACAGGGATTGGTTGCCTATTACTCCAACCGATGTCCGTTTTCAGAATATCATGTAAAAACATCGCTAACAGAAACAGCAGAAAAAAGAAATATTCCTCTTAAAATAATAAAACTGGAAACAATGGAACAGGCACAGAATGCACCAACTCCGGCTACAATTTTCAGCCTGTTCTTTGATGGAAAGTTTATAACTACCGATATTAGCGTTTGTATGGATAGCCGGTTTGATAAGATCATACAAAAAGCAGTAGGTTGA
- a CDS encoding DUF4332 domain-containing protein: MGYYINLQNVDLNKYMTILKSADLLPSRLVLKHDIDKHFERIKSSGVVNLEEYLERTKTKRKLQDFSKQYGVDENYLTILTREIKSYLKPPCKLKDFPGIPAKIVLTLKEKGLNNTLQFFEYGLTPAKRKKLSMETGVSEEWILKLARLTDLCRIRWVNHTFAFILMETGYGSAQNIAGANVSELHEKVNRFIEENGLFKVRIGLHDIKLCIEAAKNLSFDMIF; encoded by the coding sequence ATGGGATATTACATTAACCTTCAGAATGTTGACCTGAACAAATACATGACTATTTTAAAATCTGCGGACTTACTTCCAAGCCGATTGGTACTAAAACACGATATCGATAAGCATTTTGAAAGAATAAAAAGTTCCGGTGTCGTAAATCTTGAAGAGTACCTTGAAAGGACGAAAACCAAAAGGAAATTACAGGATTTTTCAAAACAATATGGTGTAGATGAAAACTACCTGACTATTCTTACCCGAGAGATAAAAAGTTACCTGAAGCCACCTTGTAAACTAAAAGACTTTCCCGGAATACCAGCAAAAATAGTTTTAACATTGAAGGAAAAGGGGCTAAATAACACTTTGCAATTTTTTGAATACGGTTTAACCCCCGCAAAGAGAAAAAAGCTGAGTATGGAAACCGGTGTTTCTGAGGAGTGGATTTTGAAACTGGCGCGTTTAACCGACCTTTGCCGCATTCGCTGGGTAAATCACACCTTTGCTTTTATATTAATGGAAACAGGCTACGGCTCAGCTCAAAACATTGCCGGTGCCAATGTTTCTGAACTTCACGAAAAAGTAAACCGGTTTATCGAAGAAAACGGATTGTTTAAAGTTCGCATCGGACTACACGACATAAAACTTTGCATTGAGGCGGCGAAAAATTTATCTTTCGATATGATATTTTAA
- a CDS encoding glycosyltransferase family 39 protein, producing the protein MKKQHLILLGFILLKFILQYFAINPVYELHRDEFLHIDLGKHLAWGYTSVPPLTGLLSKIILLFGKSVFWVKFFPALFGAMVIWVVWKIVEELDGGIFAQILATVSILFSVFIRINTLYQPNSLDFLCWTLLFYTLLKYFKTDKNRWLYFSALVFAIGFLNKYNIGFLLLGLLPAVLLTKQRTIFKNKHLWFAALLALLLISPNIIWQFQNGMPVVKHMRTLAETQLVNVNRSDFLLEQLYFFPGALLVLLLAFLSFFTFKKYRIYRVFFYSFIFTLFIFTYLKAKGYYAIGVYPVFIGFGAVYFEYLMSVGWKRYLRIPVVLLPALIFIPVAPLMLPVYSPKQIMEKKELFDKYGTTRWEDGKIHNLPQDYADMLGWKELAHIVDSTFMLIDDKDRTIIHCDNYGQGGAINYYSSQKNTEALSLSADYINWYPFDEFEIVNVILVQIKTDDDPERKREREFFEEVKLTGKISTKNAREEGTSVYLLRGATVSINDILREEIRSRR; encoded by the coding sequence ATGAAGAAACAACATCTTATTTTACTTGGTTTTATCTTACTTAAATTTATATTACAGTACTTCGCCATCAATCCGGTTTATGAACTCCACCGGGATGAATTTCTGCACATCGATCTGGGAAAACACTTGGCCTGGGGTTACACCTCTGTTCCTCCGCTTACAGGATTGCTTTCAAAAATCATCCTTTTGTTTGGGAAAAGTGTATTCTGGGTGAAGTTCTTCCCGGCTCTTTTTGGCGCAATGGTTATTTGGGTTGTATGGAAAATTGTGGAGGAACTGGACGGAGGAATTTTTGCTCAGATATTAGCTACCGTAAGTATCCTGTTCTCAGTTTTTATCCGAATTAATACATTATACCAGCCGAACTCACTCGACTTTCTTTGCTGGACATTACTGTTTTATACTTTATTAAAATATTTCAAAACCGATAAAAACCGATGGCTCTATTTTTCAGCGTTAGTATTTGCTATCGGATTTCTGAATAAATATAACATCGGATTTTTATTGCTTGGATTATTGCCGGCGGTATTATTGACAAAACAACGGACCATTTTCAAAAATAAACACCTCTGGTTTGCAGCTCTGCTTGCTTTGTTGCTCATTTCACCTAATATTATCTGGCAATTTCAAAACGGGATGCCTGTTGTTAAGCACATGCGAACTTTAGCCGAAACTCAACTGGTAAATGTAAACCGAAGTGACTTTCTGTTAGAACAACTTTACTTTTTCCCGGGCGCACTTTTAGTTTTACTGCTTGCTTTTCTCTCTTTCTTCACTTTTAAAAAATACAGAATCTACAGGGTATTTTTTTATTCCTTTATATTTACACTTTTCATTTTCACCTACCTTAAAGCAAAAGGATATTACGCCATCGGGGTATACCCGGTTTTCATAGGTTTTGGTGCGGTATACTTTGAATACCTGATGTCAGTTGGATGGAAGCGCTATCTCCGGATTCCGGTTGTCCTGTTGCCGGCACTCATTTTTATACCAGTTGCCCCGCTTATGCTGCCTGTTTATTCTCCGAAACAAATTATGGAAAAAAAAGAACTGTTCGACAAATACGGAACGACCAGGTGGGAGGACGGTAAAATTCATAATTTGCCACAGGACTATGCTGACATGCTTGGCTGGAAAGAACTTGCCCATATTGTAGATTCAACCTTTATGCTTATCGACGATAAGGACCGCACCATTATTCATTGTGACAATTACGGGCAAGGCGGAGCCATAAACTACTATTCTTCGCAAAAAAATACCGAGGCTCTTTCCCTAAGTGCAGATTATATAAACTGGTACCCTTTTGATGAATTTGAAATTGTAAATGTTATTCTGGTTCAGATAAAAACAGACGATGATCCGGAAAGAAAACGCGAAAGAGAATTTTTTGAAGAGGTTAAGCTTACAGGAAAAATAAGCACCAAAAATGCGCGAGAAGAAGGCACGAGTGTATATTTACTGCGCGGAGCTACAGTTTCAATAAACGATATCTTGCGAGAAGAAATCAGAAGCCGGCGTTAA